A region of Epinephelus fuscoguttatus linkage group LG1, E.fuscoguttatus.final_Chr_v1 DNA encodes the following proteins:
- the gli1 gene encoding zinc finger protein GLI1 isoform X2 has product MPVDMQPHQGLYHYETSPSQPSRGLVPSDQSPYSDVSSLRAPLLNGPPQDCRAMYNPMTPSMTHGSGPGQGIGHCMDQYMRPPQAPPPHSMMGHRGMPPTEGGNSTPYCNQNNMMSSHHNFCQIQPGSDQIGSGSRFSTPRSMLKLSKKRALSISPLSDASVDLQTVIRTSPNSLVAFVNSRCNPNGASSYGHLSVSAMSPSLGYSSNINCQSRQQSTMYGGGGGTPMGGHTPGPCQASRLPPHNPRLHAPPKHGHLKTEPGLGGVMDGINVKSLEERSEGDVASPSSTGTQDPLLGLLDGRDDLDKEDGKPEPEAIYETNCHWESCNKEFDTQDQLVHHINNEHIHGEKKEFVCHWQECSREQRPFKAQYMLVVHMRRHTGEKPHKCTFEGCNKAYSRLENLKTHLRSHTGEKPYVCEHEGCNKAFSNASDRAKHQNRTHSNEKPYVCKIPGCTKRYTDPSSLRKHVKTVHGPEAHITKKHRGDTGPRPPGTAMTPGGQSSELLLEKEETRREDCKLLAPETALKSQPSPGGQSSCSSERSPLGSANNNDSGVEMNLNAAGSLEDLTALEDGVAGGGGEPGSVGTMGMSAQALKRLENLKIDKLKQIRRPTPPGRCASNKLPALPGPGESMAMCAPSPLLSNRRVMELSNHELGGGNSIGCSSNDRRGSGTSSLSSAYTVSRRSSMVSPYLSSRRSSEVSQMGGTGGGGCHLIGPEQSGGDPLSPETNRRGAPCPGGGGLPGLPNLTPAQQYSLKAKYAAATGGPPPTPLPNMEQPGAPGRRGGVLSEYQGQPLPPFLQQGGPRRHSANTEYGTGVIYPHQAPGNNSRRASDPVRSVADPQALPKRFNSLNNVAMMGRRNALQHRGSDTSLSRHLYSPRPPSITENVMMEAMGMEPHLAPVDARDRSMMMPPGERNFIGYQQQHQTLGVAGGSLGNQLSPSHDSLSCPDQGYMQGHYQNQGGEVTSRAGGNPMGQARPIHSEGMSNTLLQQAEYSMSTCQLSPSGPHYPSIGQSGDAGGTWSDSHSQIQTSNHALQNQRGMQYSDPSLQPQQTQAHFGNQTGLYNSPDGTHKLNIKPEQQFHPGMGGGNACQSAKLQQQRMLVQQTQGYPQQTGQVLMRNSNNPSCDFQGQNQNSFPSGGGLSLGCAGTALSDGQRSETPMMQVKEMMVRNYVQSQQALMWEQQQEQQQSGIKPPPLPDNIDMSAQTAMMQHSPQHQNQNLYSNQPYPSYPNQNLVMSPPSHSRGPSSVTPKDQQLTGLQGCYGQEMVVPRPPPGPKVLSRQNSLSQAGGSYLGSPPHLSPVHSTSSPRRAVRLPPVQHPQHQQNEMFSPSNNNNNMYYSGQINMDMNKHMDPQNGPCLNQQHSMEPNLDPTGGTKPAPMAPYPESGPISNALENLDLDNARIDFTSIIDDAESSSFSPINNPLQAQPGSSSQASSRLTTPQTSVSLAAGSGLSNMAVGDMTSMLTSLAGENKYLNTLS; this is encoded by the exons ATGCCAGTGGACATGCAGCCACACCAGGGGCTGTATCACTACGAGACCTCACCCAGCCAGCCGTCCAGAGG CCTAGTCCCATCAGACCAGTCTCCCTACAGTGATGTGTCCTCACTGCGTGCCCCGCTCCTCAACGGCCCTCCCCAAGACTGCCGCGCTATGTATAATCCCATGACTCCCAGTATGACTCACGGATCAGGCCCAGGACAGGGGATTGGCCACTGCATGGATCAATACATGAGGCCCCCTCAGGCCCCACCGCCACACAGTATGATGGGCCACCGGGGCATGCCGCCCACAGAGG GTGGCAACAGCACCCCCTACTGTAACCAGAACAACATGATGTCCTCTCATCACAACTTCTGCCAGATTCAGCCTGGCTCTGATCAGATCGGCTCAG GCTCGAGGTTCTCCACACCTCGTTCAATGCTGAAGCTGAGTAAAAAGAGAGCTCTGtccatctctcctctgtctgaTGCCAGTGtagacctgcagacagtgatcAGGACATCACCCAACTCCCTGGTGGCCTTTGTCAACTCTCGCTGTAACCCTAATGGGGCCAGCTCTTATGGCCATCTTTCTGTGAGCGCCATGAG TCCATCCCTCGGCTATTCCAGCAATATAAACTGCCAATCCAGGCAACAGAGTACCATGTATGGAGGAGGCGGGGGTACGCCTATGGGTGGGCACACACCAGGCCCCTGCCAAGCTTCCCGCTTACCCCCACACAATCCTCGGCTCCACGCTCCACCCAAGCATGGACAC ctGAAGACTGAGCCGGGGCTGGGAGGTGTAATGGATGGCATAAATGTGAAGAGCTTGGAGGAGAGGTCAGAGGGCGATGTGGCCAGTCCGTCTTCCACAGGCACTCAG GACCCTCTCCTGGGTCTACTGGATGGCAGAGATGACTTGGACAAGGAGGACGGGAAGCCTGAACCAGAGGCCATCTATGAAACCAACTGCCACTGGGAGAGCTGTAACAAGGAGTTTGACACACAAGACCAGCTCGTTCAT CACATCAACAATGAGCACATCCATGGAGAGAAGAAGGAGTTTGTGTGTCACTGGCAGGAGTGCTCTCGAGAACAGCGGCCTTTCAAAGCCCAGTACATGCTGGTGGTTCATATGCGcagacacacaggagagaagccaCATAAGTGCACT TTTGAAGGCTGTAATAAGGCCTACTCTCGCCTGGAGAATTTGAAGACCCACCTGCGCTCtcacactggagagaaaccttatgtgtgtgaacatgaaGGCTGCAACAAGGCATTCTCCAATGCTTCAGACCGGGCCAAGCACCAGAACAGAACTCACTCTAATGAG AAACCTTATGTATGTAAGATTCCCGGCTGCACTAAGCGGTACACAGATCCAAGCTCTTTGCGTAAACATGTAAAGACGGTGCATGGCCCTGAAGCCCACATCACCAAGAAGCATCGCGGAGACACAGGACCTCGACCCCCTGGTACAGCTATGACCCCGGGAGGCCAGAGCTCTGAACTGCTGCTGGAGAAAGAAGAGACACGCAGGGAGGACTGCAAACTATTGGCTCCTGAGACTGCTCTG AAATCCCAGCCGAGCCCGGGTGGTCAGTCCTCCTGCAGTAGTGAACGTTCTCCACTGGGTAGCGCCAACAACAATGACAGTGGAGTGGAGATGAACCTAAATGCAGCTGGCAGCCTGGAGGATCTCACAGCACTGGAGGATGGAGTTGCAGGTGGAGGAGGGGAGCCAGGAAGTGTGGGAACGATGGGAATGTCAGCACAGGCTCTGAAGAGGCTGGAGAACCTGAAGATTGACAAGCTGAAGCAAATCCGCAGGCCAACCCCTCCTGGTCGCTGTGCCAGTAACAAGCTACCTGCACTTCCTG GTCCAGGGGAGAGCATGGCAATGTGTGCACCTTCTCCACTCCTCTCAAATCGACGAGTCATGGAGCTGTCCAATCACGAGTTAGGAGGTGGCAACTCGATTGGCTGCTCCTCTAATGACAGAAGAGGAAGCGGCACCAGCAGCCTAAGCTCTGCATATACTGTCAGCCGTCGGTCCTCCATGGTATCTCCTTATCTGTCCAGCCGTCGCTCCAGTGAGGTCTCACAAATGGGAGGAACAGGTGGCGGTGGATGTCACCTCATTGGCCCAGAGCAGAGTGGAGGAGACCCCTTATCTCCTGAGACCAATCGCAGAGGAGCTCCATGTCCTGGGGGAGGAGGATTGCCAGGTCTTCCTAATTTAACACCTGCCCAGCAATACAGCCTGAAGGCTAAATATGCTGCAGCAACTGGTGGACCGCCACCCACTCCTTTACCTAATATGGAGCAGCCAGGCGCCCCAGGCAGAAGAGGAGGTGTTTTGAGTGAGTACCAGGGGCAGCCTCTGCCTCCCTTCCTTCAACAAGGTGGTCCACGTAGGCACAGTGCCAACACAGAGTATGGCACTGGTGTTATCTACCCTCACCAGGCTCCAGGTAACAACAGTAGGCGAGCCAGTGACCCGGTTCGATCAGTAGCTGACCCACAAGCTCTCCCCAAGCGCTTCAACAGCCTTAATAATGTAGCCATGATGGGCCGAAGGAATGCGCTGCAGCACCGTGGCTCTGACACCAGTCTTTCCCGCCACCTGTACTCCCCTCGGCCACCTAGCATTACGGAGAATGTAATGATGGAGGCTATGGGTATGGAGCCCCACCTTGCTCCTGTGGATGCTAGGGATCGTTCCATGATGATGCCCCCAGGAGAGAGAAACTTCATTGGATACCAGCAACAGCATCAAACTCTTGGGGTAGCTGGAGGTTCTCTTGGAAACCAACTGTCTCCAAGCCATGACTCTCTGAGCTGCCCAGACCAGGGTTACATGCAAGGACACTACCAGAACCAAGGAGGGGAAGTCACCTCCAGAGCTGGTGGAAATCCAATGGGCCAAGCAAGGCCTATTCACTCAGAGGGTATGTCTAATACACTACTCCAACAGGCTGAATACAGTATGAGCACCTGCCAGCTAAGTCCTTCAGGCCCTCATTACCCCAGCATAGGCCAGAGTGGTGATGCTGGAGGCACCTGGAGTGATTCCCATAGCCAAATCCAAACTTCCAACCATGCTCTCCAGAACCAGCGAGGAATGCAGTATTCAGACCCTAGCCTGCAGCCTCAGCAGACACAAGCTCACTTCGGCAATCAGACAGGCCTCTACAACAGTCCTGATGGAACCCACAAACTCAATATTAAGCCTGAACAGCAGTTCCACCCTGGGATGGGAGGTGGGAATGCCTGTCAAAGTGCTAAGCTCCAACAGCAGCGTATGCTCGTCCAGCAGACTCAGGGTTACCCACAACAGACAGGCCAggtcctgatgagaaactctaACAATCCCAGCTGTGATTTTCAAGGGCAGAACCAGAACTCGTTCCCCAGTGGAGGGGGCTTGAGCTTGGGCTGTGCTGGTACTGCACTCTCTGATGGGCAGAGGTCAGAAACCCCCATGATGCAGGTGAAGGAGATGATGGTGAGGAACTATGTACAGTCACAGCAAGCACTCATGTGGGAGCAGCAACAAGAACAGCAGCAGAGTGGAATAAAGCCTCCTCCTCTACCTGATAACATTGATATGAGTGCCCAGACAGCGATGATGCAGCACAGTCCACAGCACCAAAACCAGAATCTTTACTCCAACCAGCCCTATCCGTCCTACCCCAACCAGAACCTGGTTATGAGCCCTCCATCCCACAGCAGAGGGCCCAGCTCTGTGACACCTAAAGACCAACAGCTGACAGGTCTCCAAGGCTGTTATGGCCAGGAGATGGTGGTCCCCAGGCCCCCACCGGGACCGAAAGTTCTCAGCCGCCagaacagcctgtcacaggcaGGAGGAAGCTACCTGGGCAGCCCACCCCACCTCAGCCCCGTCCACTCAACTTCCAGCCCCAGGCGAGCGGTCCGCCTTCCTCCAGTTCAGCATCCACAGCACCAGCAAAATGAAATGTTCTCTCcttccaacaacaacaacaacatgtacTATTCAGGTCAGATAAACATGGATATGAACAAACACATGGACCCCCAGAATGGACCTTGTCTCAACCAGCAGCACAGTATGGAACCCAACCTGGACCCAACAGGTGGCACAAAGCCTGCCCCTATGGCTCCCTATCCTGAATCTGGCCCCATCTCCAATGCCTTAGAAAACCTGGACCTTGACAATGCGCGTATAGATTTCACCTCCATCATCGATGATGCTGAGTCTTCCTCATTCAGCCCAATCAACAATCCCCTTCAGGCTCAGCCAGGGTCTTCCTCACAGGCCTCATCCCGCCTCACCACGCCCCAGACTTCTGTCAGCCTAGCTGCAGGCTCTGGCCTGTCCAACATGGCTGTAGGCGACATGACGTCCATGCTTACCTCGCTGGCTGGGGAGAATAAATACCTGAACACACTGTCTTAG
- the gli1 gene encoding zinc finger protein GLI1 isoform X1 — MPVDMQPHQGLYHYETSPSQPSRGLVPSDQSPYSDVSSLRAPLLNGPPQDCRAMYNPMTPSMTHGSGPGQGIGHCMDQYMRPPQAPPPHSMMGHRGMPPTEGGNSTPYCNQNNMMSSHHNFCQIQPGSDQIGSGDSSRFSTPRSMLKLSKKRALSISPLSDASVDLQTVIRTSPNSLVAFVNSRCNPNGASSYGHLSVSAMSPSLGYSSNINCQSRQQSTMYGGGGGTPMGGHTPGPCQASRLPPHNPRLHAPPKHGHLKTEPGLGGVMDGINVKSLEERSEGDVASPSSTGTQDPLLGLLDGRDDLDKEDGKPEPEAIYETNCHWESCNKEFDTQDQLVHHINNEHIHGEKKEFVCHWQECSREQRPFKAQYMLVVHMRRHTGEKPHKCTFEGCNKAYSRLENLKTHLRSHTGEKPYVCEHEGCNKAFSNASDRAKHQNRTHSNEKPYVCKIPGCTKRYTDPSSLRKHVKTVHGPEAHITKKHRGDTGPRPPGTAMTPGGQSSELLLEKEETRREDCKLLAPETALKSQPSPGGQSSCSSERSPLGSANNNDSGVEMNLNAAGSLEDLTALEDGVAGGGGEPGSVGTMGMSAQALKRLENLKIDKLKQIRRPTPPGRCASNKLPALPGPGESMAMCAPSPLLSNRRVMELSNHELGGGNSIGCSSNDRRGSGTSSLSSAYTVSRRSSMVSPYLSSRRSSEVSQMGGTGGGGCHLIGPEQSGGDPLSPETNRRGAPCPGGGGLPGLPNLTPAQQYSLKAKYAAATGGPPPTPLPNMEQPGAPGRRGGVLSEYQGQPLPPFLQQGGPRRHSANTEYGTGVIYPHQAPGNNSRRASDPVRSVADPQALPKRFNSLNNVAMMGRRNALQHRGSDTSLSRHLYSPRPPSITENVMMEAMGMEPHLAPVDARDRSMMMPPGERNFIGYQQQHQTLGVAGGSLGNQLSPSHDSLSCPDQGYMQGHYQNQGGEVTSRAGGNPMGQARPIHSEGMSNTLLQQAEYSMSTCQLSPSGPHYPSIGQSGDAGGTWSDSHSQIQTSNHALQNQRGMQYSDPSLQPQQTQAHFGNQTGLYNSPDGTHKLNIKPEQQFHPGMGGGNACQSAKLQQQRMLVQQTQGYPQQTGQVLMRNSNNPSCDFQGQNQNSFPSGGGLSLGCAGTALSDGQRSETPMMQVKEMMVRNYVQSQQALMWEQQQEQQQSGIKPPPLPDNIDMSAQTAMMQHSPQHQNQNLYSNQPYPSYPNQNLVMSPPSHSRGPSSVTPKDQQLTGLQGCYGQEMVVPRPPPGPKVLSRQNSLSQAGGSYLGSPPHLSPVHSTSSPRRAVRLPPVQHPQHQQNEMFSPSNNNNNMYYSGQINMDMNKHMDPQNGPCLNQQHSMEPNLDPTGGTKPAPMAPYPESGPISNALENLDLDNARIDFTSIIDDAESSSFSPINNPLQAQPGSSSQASSRLTTPQTSVSLAAGSGLSNMAVGDMTSMLTSLAGENKYLNTLS, encoded by the exons ATGCCAGTGGACATGCAGCCACACCAGGGGCTGTATCACTACGAGACCTCACCCAGCCAGCCGTCCAGAGG CCTAGTCCCATCAGACCAGTCTCCCTACAGTGATGTGTCCTCACTGCGTGCCCCGCTCCTCAACGGCCCTCCCCAAGACTGCCGCGCTATGTATAATCCCATGACTCCCAGTATGACTCACGGATCAGGCCCAGGACAGGGGATTGGCCACTGCATGGATCAATACATGAGGCCCCCTCAGGCCCCACCGCCACACAGTATGATGGGCCACCGGGGCATGCCGCCCACAGAGG GTGGCAACAGCACCCCCTACTGTAACCAGAACAACATGATGTCCTCTCATCACAACTTCTGCCAGATTCAGCCTGGCTCTGATCAGATCGGCTCAGGTGACA GCTCGAGGTTCTCCACACCTCGTTCAATGCTGAAGCTGAGTAAAAAGAGAGCTCTGtccatctctcctctgtctgaTGCCAGTGtagacctgcagacagtgatcAGGACATCACCCAACTCCCTGGTGGCCTTTGTCAACTCTCGCTGTAACCCTAATGGGGCCAGCTCTTATGGCCATCTTTCTGTGAGCGCCATGAG TCCATCCCTCGGCTATTCCAGCAATATAAACTGCCAATCCAGGCAACAGAGTACCATGTATGGAGGAGGCGGGGGTACGCCTATGGGTGGGCACACACCAGGCCCCTGCCAAGCTTCCCGCTTACCCCCACACAATCCTCGGCTCCACGCTCCACCCAAGCATGGACAC ctGAAGACTGAGCCGGGGCTGGGAGGTGTAATGGATGGCATAAATGTGAAGAGCTTGGAGGAGAGGTCAGAGGGCGATGTGGCCAGTCCGTCTTCCACAGGCACTCAG GACCCTCTCCTGGGTCTACTGGATGGCAGAGATGACTTGGACAAGGAGGACGGGAAGCCTGAACCAGAGGCCATCTATGAAACCAACTGCCACTGGGAGAGCTGTAACAAGGAGTTTGACACACAAGACCAGCTCGTTCAT CACATCAACAATGAGCACATCCATGGAGAGAAGAAGGAGTTTGTGTGTCACTGGCAGGAGTGCTCTCGAGAACAGCGGCCTTTCAAAGCCCAGTACATGCTGGTGGTTCATATGCGcagacacacaggagagaagccaCATAAGTGCACT TTTGAAGGCTGTAATAAGGCCTACTCTCGCCTGGAGAATTTGAAGACCCACCTGCGCTCtcacactggagagaaaccttatgtgtgtgaacatgaaGGCTGCAACAAGGCATTCTCCAATGCTTCAGACCGGGCCAAGCACCAGAACAGAACTCACTCTAATGAG AAACCTTATGTATGTAAGATTCCCGGCTGCACTAAGCGGTACACAGATCCAAGCTCTTTGCGTAAACATGTAAAGACGGTGCATGGCCCTGAAGCCCACATCACCAAGAAGCATCGCGGAGACACAGGACCTCGACCCCCTGGTACAGCTATGACCCCGGGAGGCCAGAGCTCTGAACTGCTGCTGGAGAAAGAAGAGACACGCAGGGAGGACTGCAAACTATTGGCTCCTGAGACTGCTCTG AAATCCCAGCCGAGCCCGGGTGGTCAGTCCTCCTGCAGTAGTGAACGTTCTCCACTGGGTAGCGCCAACAACAATGACAGTGGAGTGGAGATGAACCTAAATGCAGCTGGCAGCCTGGAGGATCTCACAGCACTGGAGGATGGAGTTGCAGGTGGAGGAGGGGAGCCAGGAAGTGTGGGAACGATGGGAATGTCAGCACAGGCTCTGAAGAGGCTGGAGAACCTGAAGATTGACAAGCTGAAGCAAATCCGCAGGCCAACCCCTCCTGGTCGCTGTGCCAGTAACAAGCTACCTGCACTTCCTG GTCCAGGGGAGAGCATGGCAATGTGTGCACCTTCTCCACTCCTCTCAAATCGACGAGTCATGGAGCTGTCCAATCACGAGTTAGGAGGTGGCAACTCGATTGGCTGCTCCTCTAATGACAGAAGAGGAAGCGGCACCAGCAGCCTAAGCTCTGCATATACTGTCAGCCGTCGGTCCTCCATGGTATCTCCTTATCTGTCCAGCCGTCGCTCCAGTGAGGTCTCACAAATGGGAGGAACAGGTGGCGGTGGATGTCACCTCATTGGCCCAGAGCAGAGTGGAGGAGACCCCTTATCTCCTGAGACCAATCGCAGAGGAGCTCCATGTCCTGGGGGAGGAGGATTGCCAGGTCTTCCTAATTTAACACCTGCCCAGCAATACAGCCTGAAGGCTAAATATGCTGCAGCAACTGGTGGACCGCCACCCACTCCTTTACCTAATATGGAGCAGCCAGGCGCCCCAGGCAGAAGAGGAGGTGTTTTGAGTGAGTACCAGGGGCAGCCTCTGCCTCCCTTCCTTCAACAAGGTGGTCCACGTAGGCACAGTGCCAACACAGAGTATGGCACTGGTGTTATCTACCCTCACCAGGCTCCAGGTAACAACAGTAGGCGAGCCAGTGACCCGGTTCGATCAGTAGCTGACCCACAAGCTCTCCCCAAGCGCTTCAACAGCCTTAATAATGTAGCCATGATGGGCCGAAGGAATGCGCTGCAGCACCGTGGCTCTGACACCAGTCTTTCCCGCCACCTGTACTCCCCTCGGCCACCTAGCATTACGGAGAATGTAATGATGGAGGCTATGGGTATGGAGCCCCACCTTGCTCCTGTGGATGCTAGGGATCGTTCCATGATGATGCCCCCAGGAGAGAGAAACTTCATTGGATACCAGCAACAGCATCAAACTCTTGGGGTAGCTGGAGGTTCTCTTGGAAACCAACTGTCTCCAAGCCATGACTCTCTGAGCTGCCCAGACCAGGGTTACATGCAAGGACACTACCAGAACCAAGGAGGGGAAGTCACCTCCAGAGCTGGTGGAAATCCAATGGGCCAAGCAAGGCCTATTCACTCAGAGGGTATGTCTAATACACTACTCCAACAGGCTGAATACAGTATGAGCACCTGCCAGCTAAGTCCTTCAGGCCCTCATTACCCCAGCATAGGCCAGAGTGGTGATGCTGGAGGCACCTGGAGTGATTCCCATAGCCAAATCCAAACTTCCAACCATGCTCTCCAGAACCAGCGAGGAATGCAGTATTCAGACCCTAGCCTGCAGCCTCAGCAGACACAAGCTCACTTCGGCAATCAGACAGGCCTCTACAACAGTCCTGATGGAACCCACAAACTCAATATTAAGCCTGAACAGCAGTTCCACCCTGGGATGGGAGGTGGGAATGCCTGTCAAAGTGCTAAGCTCCAACAGCAGCGTATGCTCGTCCAGCAGACTCAGGGTTACCCACAACAGACAGGCCAggtcctgatgagaaactctaACAATCCCAGCTGTGATTTTCAAGGGCAGAACCAGAACTCGTTCCCCAGTGGAGGGGGCTTGAGCTTGGGCTGTGCTGGTACTGCACTCTCTGATGGGCAGAGGTCAGAAACCCCCATGATGCAGGTGAAGGAGATGATGGTGAGGAACTATGTACAGTCACAGCAAGCACTCATGTGGGAGCAGCAACAAGAACAGCAGCAGAGTGGAATAAAGCCTCCTCCTCTACCTGATAACATTGATATGAGTGCCCAGACAGCGATGATGCAGCACAGTCCACAGCACCAAAACCAGAATCTTTACTCCAACCAGCCCTATCCGTCCTACCCCAACCAGAACCTGGTTATGAGCCCTCCATCCCACAGCAGAGGGCCCAGCTCTGTGACACCTAAAGACCAACAGCTGACAGGTCTCCAAGGCTGTTATGGCCAGGAGATGGTGGTCCCCAGGCCCCCACCGGGACCGAAAGTTCTCAGCCGCCagaacagcctgtcacaggcaGGAGGAAGCTACCTGGGCAGCCCACCCCACCTCAGCCCCGTCCACTCAACTTCCAGCCCCAGGCGAGCGGTCCGCCTTCCTCCAGTTCAGCATCCACAGCACCAGCAAAATGAAATGTTCTCTCcttccaacaacaacaacaacatgtacTATTCAGGTCAGATAAACATGGATATGAACAAACACATGGACCCCCAGAATGGACCTTGTCTCAACCAGCAGCACAGTATGGAACCCAACCTGGACCCAACAGGTGGCACAAAGCCTGCCCCTATGGCTCCCTATCCTGAATCTGGCCCCATCTCCAATGCCTTAGAAAACCTGGACCTTGACAATGCGCGTATAGATTTCACCTCCATCATCGATGATGCTGAGTCTTCCTCATTCAGCCCAATCAACAATCCCCTTCAGGCTCAGCCAGGGTCTTCCTCACAGGCCTCATCCCGCCTCACCACGCCCCAGACTTCTGTCAGCCTAGCTGCAGGCTCTGGCCTGTCCAACATGGCTGTAGGCGACATGACGTCCATGCTTACCTCGCTGGCTGGGGAGAATAAATACCTGAACACACTGTCTTAG